Proteins co-encoded in one Arachis stenosperma cultivar V10309 chromosome 7, arast.V10309.gnm1.PFL2, whole genome shotgun sequence genomic window:
- the LOC130941061 gene encoding metal tolerance protein 9-like, protein MASQSSSPPSGIAESDGGSRGRTEPLLVSQEDERSGSWRLNVKEFSLKNNHEHNRNGGSNNLNHRTFTFLRRPRKQRKVAEYYKKQERLLEGFNEMDTMAETGFFPGSLTEEEMKQLAKSERMAVYVSNACNLLLFAAKVFASVESKSLAVIASTMDSLLDLLSGFILWFTANAMKTPNRFHYPIGKKRMQPVGIIVFASVMATLGLQILIESGRELITKTKPEMDPVKLNWMIGIMVSVTVVKFILMVYCRRFKNEIVRAYAQDHFFDVITNSVGLAAAVLAVKFYWWLDSTGAIVIALYTINTWTRTVIENVWSLIGRTAPPDFLAKLTYLIWNHHEQIKHIDTVRAYTFGAHYFVEVDIVLPEDMLLNQAHNIGETLQEKLEQLPEVERAFVHIDFEFTHRPEHKIMV, encoded by the exons ATGGCGTCGCAGTCGTCATCACCACCTTCAGGAATAGCAGAGAGTGATGGTGGAAGTAGAGGCAGAACTGAACCGCTTCTAGTGTCGCAAGAAGATGAAAGGAGCGGTTCATGGAGACTCAATGTCAAGGAGTTCAGTCTTAAAAACAACCACGAACACAACCGGAATGGCGGAAGCAACAATCTCAATCACCGTACTTTCACATTTTTACGCAGACCTA GGAAGCAGCGCAAGGTGGCAGAATATTACAAAAAACAGGAGAGACTCCTTGAAGGATTTAATGAGATGGACACTATGGCTGAAACCGGGTTTTTCCCAGGAAGTCTCACTGAG GAAGAAATGAAGCAACTAGCCAAGAGTGAGAGGATGGCGGTTTATGTGTCGAATGCGTGTAACTTGCTGCTCTTTGCAGCTAAGGTTTTTGCCTCAGTCGAGAGCAAATCCTTAGCTGTCATTGCCTCAACCATGGATTCTCTCTTGGATCTCTTGTCAGGGTTCATATTGTGGTTTACTGCGAATGCCATGAAAACTCCAAACCGTTTTCACTATCCAATCGGAAAGAAGCGCATGCAACCAGTG GGTATCATTGTGTTTGCATCAGTGATGGCAACACTGGGGCTGCAAATTTTGATCGAGTCTGGCAGAGAACTTATTACCAAG ACTAAGCCTGAAATGGACCCAGTGAAGCTTAACTGGATGATCGGAATTATGGTATCTGTCACCGTTGTGAAGTTCATTCTTATGGTCTATTGTCGAAGGTTCAAGAACGAAATTGTCAGAGCATATGCACAAGATCACTTTTTCGATGTCATTACCAATTCGGTTGGATTAGCTGCTGCTGTGCTTGCTGTCAAGTTCTATTGGTGGCTTGATTCAACAGGAGCTATTGTT ATTGCATTATACACAATCAACACATGGACAAGGACAGTGATCGAGAATGTCTGGTCGCTTATCGGAAGGACAGCACCGCCCGATTTCCTGGCAAAGTTAACTTACCTTATATGGAATCACCATGAACAGATTAAGCACATAGATACAGTCAGAGCATACACCTTCGGTGCACATTACTTTGTCGAAGTTGATATCGTGTTGCCGGAAGACATGCTTCTGAATCAAGCACACAATATTGGT